The proteins below are encoded in one region of Belonocnema kinseyi isolate 2016_QV_RU_SX_M_011 chromosome 5, B_treatae_v1, whole genome shotgun sequence:
- the LOC117173441 gene encoding trichohyalin-like isoform X1 → MEGNLLNNTEENETKEIFNIPEIKEEEIEINTEIYEKSNESLSLNDNENSIPFCNSLLSKFLDLTPENDLTPIENKLNTGTSAEKRKRKNESRKRYVERKKKENNELYMAGRRKCIADASKRYRERKKIENDELYFANKRKQNVEALKRYRLKKKMKKNELQEVNEQVDIKVAINKRKRNDLTLENDSKCVRNKLNTSKRKEKKNYLRNGNKQTNILDSRREREENNLQDANEEVDFEVAINKLAKPGERQRLYRERKKLENNELYLANQRKSMAEASRRYRERQKMKKAEINEDKKSGERQKNYGDREKLENDEYMSNERKKRAEASKRYRERQKMKKVDVEVEIERRKKNAEKNRLFRARKRMKIKESPDTEVAINERKKHAERMRRYYAERKDTENYKLYLANKCKKNAEKSERRRERQKIVDSVLKKL, encoded by the exons ATGGAgggtaatttattaaataatactgaagaaaatgaaacaaaggaaatatttaatataccggaaattaaagaagaagagatAGAAATCAATACTGAAATATATGAGAAATCAAATGAAAGTTTAAGCTTAAATGACAATGAGAATTCAATTCCATTTTGTAATAGTTTACTAAGTAAGTTTCTTGATCTTACTCCTGAAAATGATTTAACACctatcgaaaataaattaaatactggAACTTCAGCTGAAAAACGTAAAAGAAAGAATGAGTCGCGGAAGCGTTAtgtagaaagaaaaaagaaagaaaacaacgAATTATATATGGCTGGTAGACGTAAATGTATAGCTGATGCGTCAAAGCGttatagagagagaaaaaaaatagaaaacgatgAATTATATTTTGCTAATAAACGTAAACAAAATGTTGAGGCTCTTAAGCGTTATAGgctaaagaaaaagatgaaaaaaaatgaattgcaggAGGTGAATGAACAAGTGGATATTAAAGTTGCAATTAATAAACGTAAAAGAAATGATCTTACTcttgaaaatgattcaaaatgtgtaagaaataaattaaatacttcaaaaagaaaagagaagaaaaattatttacgaaatggTAATAAACAAACGAATATATTGGATAGTCGTAGagaaagagaagaaaataatttgcagGATGCGAATGAAGAAGTGGATTTTGAAGTTGCAATTAATAAACTTGCAAAACCTGGTGAGAGGCAGAGGCTttatagagaaagaaaaaaattagaaaacaatgAATTATATTTGGCTAATCAACGTAAAAGTATGGCTGAGGCGTCGAGGCGTTATCGGGaaagacaaaaaatgaaaaaagctgaaattaatgaagataaaaaATCTGGTGAGAGGCAGAAGAATTATGGAGacagagaaaaattagaaaacgaCGAATATATGTCTAATGAACGTAAAAAACGAGCCGAGGCGTCCAAGCGTTATAGagaaagacaaaaaatgaaaaaagttgatgtTGAAGTTGAAATTGAGAGACGTAAAAAAAATGCGGAAAAGAATAGGCTTTTTAGAGCgagaaaaagaatgaaaataaaggaATCGCCGGATACGGAAGTTGCAATTAATGAACGTAAAAAACATGCCGAGAGGATGAGGCGTTATTATGCAGAAAGAAAAGatacagaaaattataaattatatttggctaataaatgtaaaaaaaatgctgaaaagtCGGAACGTCGCAGAGAAAGACAAAAAATTGTGGACAGTGTCTTAAAAAAG ttATAG